The following coding sequences lie in one Periophthalmus magnuspinnatus isolate fPerMag1 chromosome 24, fPerMag1.2.pri, whole genome shotgun sequence genomic window:
- the ttll2 gene encoding probable tubulin polyglutamylase TTLL2: MRCCHCEPSAGTVSSVYSRLRFTPINSVDQTQEEQPGSKLLPQCGCGRGCCMAASLVFRLHDRGPELVREVLLERGWEEYDKRHRHDEDWNLYWRASLFHKSDYYNLMPWQRLNHHPKTVGITRKDYLTRNLRRMRTTFGSGVYDFSPVAFILPNDYIRFLAEYNRQRMSPGLPVHWICKPVDLSRGRGIFIFEDIKDLVYDSTVIVQRYISNPLLISGYKFDLRIYVCVKSFNPLTVYIHQEGLVRFATEKYQLSHLGNLYSHLTNTSINKFSPFYKTEKGKVGQGCKWTMSKFRHFLHCQEVNELILWQRINNIVTLTLLAIAPSVPHCPNCVELLGFDILIDVKLKPWLLEVNYSPALTLDCQADIAVKKGLISDLIDLMNYRWVDRFRDRAYKRKLHKCLKVNRSSYVSMPALTNVKCSTQKVKEKKQSQVKLPFLKMAKSQQKTSDLVPRYQRHLPPVEMNKPGAESGIVSTAKTTYTDNKSVDLILEPRTKLTGTKRLLCPIISTRLPDLSEVTNHDDDETETEAVPCGETDVSSLTCDTPTQDLESKPSADSWKLPNIHSVGQRPVNTTSGQSRDREAAVPPVRVGDFIRTFPFNSATLKASQDCLDVKTVIQELLKLTAKLSYCSRHNRRQRLDSAREGEGDGGFESLFWGPKDPPLISHCLKHL; this comes from the exons ATGCGCTGCTGTCACTGTGAGCCCTCTGCTGGGACAGTGTCAAGTGTGTACAGCCGTCTCAGATTTACACCCATAAACAGTGTGGATCAAACTCAAGAGGAGCAGCCAGGGAGTAAACTGCTGCCACAG TGTGGTTGTGGCAGAGGATGCTGCATGGCTGCTTCCCTGGTGTTCAGGCTGCATGACCGGGGCCCAGAGCTGGTGAGGGAGGTGCTGCTGGAGCGTGGCTGGGAGGAGTATGATAAAAGGCACCGACACGACGAAGACTGGAACCTGTACTGGAGGGCCTCGCTCTTTCACAAATCTGACTACTACAACCTGATGCCATGGCAACGGCTCAACCACCATCCAAAAACTGTTGGCATCACACGCAAG GACTATTTGACTCGTAACCTCAGAAGAATGAGAACCACGTTTGGCTCTGGTGTGTATGACTTCAGCCCAGTTGCCTTCATCCTCCCAAATGACTACATACGTTTCCTGGCTGAGTACAACCGGCAACGCATGAGCCCGGGCCTGCCTGTCCACTGGATCTGTAAACCAGTGGATCTTTCCCGGGGCAGAGGGATCTTCATCTTCGAAGACATCAAGGACTTGGTGTATGACTCAACTGTGATAGTGCAACGCTACATCTCCAATCCTCTTCTTATTTCTGGTTACAAATTTGACTTAAGGATTTATGTTTGTGTCAAGAGCTTTAATCCGCTAACAGTCTACATCCATCAAGAAGGTCTTGTGCGTTTCGCTACGGAGAAATACCAATTGTCTCATTTAGGGAATCTGTATTCGCATCTCACCAATACAAGCATCAATAAGTTTAGCCCCTTCTACAAAACTGAGAAGGGTAAAGTAGGTCAAGGGTGTAAATGGACAATGAGCAAGTTTAGGCATTTCCTTCATTGCCAAGAAGTCAATGAACTTATTTTGTGGCAAAGAATTAACAACATTGTAACTTTAACACTCCTTGCCATTGCTCCCTCTGTTCCACACTGTCCCAACTGTGTGGAGCTTCTAGGTTTTGATATTCTCATCGatgtaaagttaaaaccatggcTCTTGGAAGTCAATTACAGTCCTGCATTAACTCTGGACTGTCAAGCAGATATCGCTGTCAAAAAAGGCCTTATAAGTGACCTGATTGATTTGATGAACTACCGATGGGTGGATCGCTTTAGGGACAGAGCCTATAAGAGAAAAttgcacaaatgtttaaaagtcAATCGATCTTCATATGTTTCAATGCCAGCACTAACAAAcgtgaaatgttccacacagAAGGTTAAGGAAAAGAAACAATCACAGGTTAAGCTTCCTTTTCTCAAAATGGCAAAGAGCCAACAGAAAACTAGTGATTTAGTTCCTCGATACCAAAGACATCTACCACCTGTCGAAATGAATAAACCAGGAGCTGAGAGTGGAATAGTTAGCACTGCCAAAACTACGTATACTGACAACAAGAGTGTGGACCTGATCCTGGAGCCAAGGACAAAGTTGACAGGGACAAAAAGACTCCTATGTCCCATCATCTCAACACGTCTGCCCGACTTGTCTGAGGTTACAAACCATGATGACGATGAAACTGAAACCGAGGCTGTGCCCTGTGGAGAGACAGACGTTTCCTCTTTGACATGTGATACTCCAACACAGGATCTGGAGTCAAAGCCCTCAGCCGACTCCTGGAAGCTCCCCAACATCCACAG tgttggGCAGAGACCagtaaacacaacttcaggtcagagcagagacagagaagcagCAGTGCCTCCGGTCAGAGTGGGAGACTTCATCAGGACTTTCCCTTTTAACTCTGCCACTCTGAAAGCATCCCAGGACTGTCTGGATGTAAAGACAGTGATTCAAGAGCTCCTCAAACTAACCGCCAAATTATCTTATTGCAGCCGGCACAACAGGAGGCAAAGACTGGACAGTGCGCGGGAAGGTGAGGGGGATGGGGGGTTTGAGTCCCTCTTCTGGGGCCCCAAAGATCCACCTCTCATCAGCCACTGTCTGAAACATTTATAG
- the LOC117392929 gene encoding tripartite motif-containing protein 16-like, whose amino-acid sequence MAQAGASKEKYLCSICLDFLKYPVTIPCGHNYCMDCITNHWDTQRELYTCPQCRKYYGSRPILMKNTLLDELVEDFKTSNIQTPDSSPEDVLCDVCEGKKLTAIKSCMQCLASFCEKHLQPHLKSLAFAKHKLTEPSRNLQEGLCPRHNETMKMFCRREEQCICFLCSVNEHRGHDIVSVITERAQREKELENRQQNILQKITNREKESEILQEEEMSINLAADEAIFENNTKFENLICLIKQKKRDFERGVRTEQENKVRQVGEIRKNIVGEIANLKRINLEMELVSHISDDSLFLQKYLELSETMDTPDSDYVQPLPVQSFKDFTAAVGVLTNKLQNVLEGSANESVDDPAPQTREDFLKYAQNITLDLNTANTQLALADFNRRVTLIGKHIDYVHHPERFQDWRQVLSKQSLTGRCYWEVEWSGEEGVYVAVAYKSIKRQGSSIDCLFGYNDKSWALYCDKKNYVYWFNGVSCPVLGPRSTKIGVYLDHTAGVLAFYSVSQTMTLLHKVQVTFTQPLHAGLWLYYPIGITAAFCKLK is encoded by the coding sequence ATGGCACAAGCTGGAGCCAGCAAAGAGAAATATTTGTGTTCAATTTGTTTAGATTTCCTCAAGTATCCAGTTACTATTCCTTGCGGACACAACTACTGCATGGACTGCATTACCAACCACTGGGACACACAACGGGAATTGTATACGTGCCCTCAGTGTAGAAAGTACTATGGCTCAAGACCGATTcttatgaaaaatactttattgGACGAGTTGGTGGAAGATTTCAAAACGAGTAACATCCAGACTCCAGATTCGAGTCCAGAAGATGTCCTGTGTGACGTGTGCGAGGGCAAGAAACTAACAGCGATAAAATCCTGTATGCAGTGTCTGGCATCTTTTTGCGAGAAGCATTTACAACCTCACCTCAAGTCTCTGGCATTTGCAAAGCACAAGTTAACAGAGCCCTCAAGAAATCTGCAAGAAGGACTTTGCCCAAGACACAATGAGACAATGAAGATGTTTTGTCGAAGAGAGGAGCAATGCATATGTTTTCTTTGTTCAGTTAACGAACATAGGGGACATGATATAGTGTCGGTGATAACAGAGAGGGCTCAAAGGGagaaggagctggagaacagACAGCAAAACATCCTTCAGAAAATCacaaatagagagaaagagtctGAAATACTGCAAGAGGAAGAAATGAGTATCAATCTCGCTGCTGATGAAGCAATAtttgaaaataacacaaaatttgaaaactTGATTTGTCTTATTAAGCAAAAGAAACGTGATTTTGAGAGGGGGGTCCGAACTGAACAGGAGAACAAGGTGCGCCAAGTTGGAGAGATTCGAAAAAACATTGTTGGAGAAATCGCTAATCTGAAGAGGATCAATCTTGAGATGGAGTTGGTGTCACACATTTCCGACGACAGCCTATTTCTGCAAAAGTATCTAGAACTTTCTGAAACAATGGACACCCCTGATTCCGACTACGTCCAACCTCTTCCTGTTCAATCTTTCAAAGACTTCACAGCAGCAGTTGGAGTTCTGACCAATAAACTGCAAAACGTCTTGGAAGGTTCAGCAAATGAATCTGTGGATGATCCAGCTCCTCAGACTAGAGAGGATTTTCTGAAGTATGCCCAGAACATAACACTAGATCTGAACACAGCCAACACCCAGCTAGCACTTGCCGATTTCAACAGAAGAGTTACACTCATAGGAAAACACATTGATTATGTTCATCACCCGGAAAGATTTCAAGATTGGAGGCaggttttgagcaaacaaagcCTGACAGGTCGATGTTATTGGGAGGTGGAGTGGTCTGGGGAGGAAGGTGTGTATGTTGCAGTGGCGTACAAGAGTATTAAAAGGCAAGGATCCTCCATAGATTGCTTATTTGGGTACAATGATAAATCCTGGGCGTtgtattgtgataaaaaaaattatgtataTTGGTTTAATGGTGTTAGTTGTCCAGTTTTAGGTCCACGTTCGACTAAAATAGGAGTCTACTTGGATCACACGGCCGGGGTGTTGGCATTTTATAGCGTGTCTCAAACAATGACATTGCTACACAAAGTTCAGGTGACGTTCACTCAGCCACTGCATGCAGGGCTATGGCTGTATTATCCAATAGGGATTACTGCTGCTTTTtgtaaactcaaataa
- the LOC117392478 gene encoding 12-(S)-hydroxy-5,8,10,14-eicosatetraenoic acid receptor-like: MENITQQVVYQLIEDCEATNKNLYKFYAAVMIIIFILALPLNASVLHLFIFKLKFWKSNTNNVFLFNLVLADILLLFCLPIKAHNYIKGERRSPNDAVCKAMLFMLFLNRGASIAFLTVTSIDRYFNVVHPGRKNLLKALKKSPHISIIIWILLLPLTIPTMLKNFDCCNSHKTDDNDTKDDALIKDVVDSLREAVFFSQIIIPFFILVYCTVRIVNRLRKKTVGDKTKLKRATFLVMAVMVVFSFCFLPCTLARMVLLIARVQEWPEMYQDKAAVAFDGLMVLSYMDCLLDPMVYCFCSTKFKGLYLSNYFPFLYKDSQVPIESSTGQTASKPTRNTVI, from the exons ATGGAGAACATAACCCAGCAAGTAGTTTATCAGCTCATTGAGGACTGTGAAGCCACTAACAAGAACCTATACAAGTTCTATGCAGCTGTGATgatcattatatttatactaGCACTGCCACTCAATGCATCCGTCCTGCATCTATTCATTTTCAAGCTCAAGTTTTGGAAATCAAACACcaataatgtttttcttttcaacttaGTCCTGGCTGATATCTTGTTGCTGTTCTGTTTGCCCATAAAGGCACACAACTACAtcaagggggagaggaggagtccAAATGACGCAGTGTGCAAGGCAATgctgtttatgttgtttttgaatCGAGGCGCTAGTATTGCTTTCCTCACAGTGACTTCCATAGACAGATATTTTAATGTGGTCCACCCCGGGCGCAAGAATCTACTGAAAGCGCTGAAAAAGTCACCGCATATCTCCATAATTATCTGGATCCTGCTCCTGCCCCTCACTATTCCCACCATGCTCAAGAACTTTGACTGCTGCAACAGCCACAAGACTGATGACAACGATACTAAAGATGATGCACTGATCAAG GATGTGGTGGACAGCTTGCGAGaggctgtgtttttctctcagatCATCATTCCCTTCTTCATTCTAGTCTACTGCACCGTCCGAATCGTGAACCGCCTGAGGAAGAAGACAGTCGGAGACAAGACCAAGCTAAAGCGCGCCACCTTTTTAGTCATGGCCGTTATGGTGGTGTTCTCCTTCTGTTTCCTGCCCTGTACCTTGGCCCGGATGGTTCTGTTGATTGCCCGCGTGCAGGAGTGGCCTGAGATGTACCAGGACAAAGCAGCAGTGGCTTTCGATGGACTCATGGTGTTGTCCTACATGGACTGTCTCCTGGATCCCATGGTCTACTGTTTTTGTAGCACAAAGTTTAAAGGCCTGTACCTCTCCAACTACTTCCCATTCCTGTATAAAGATTCACAAGTCCCCATCGAGAGCTCGACAGGACAGACAGCATCAAAACCAACAAGGAACACTGTCATTTAA